One Streptomyces sp. SAI-135 DNA segment encodes these proteins:
- a CDS encoding nucleotide sugar dehydrogenase, with protein MPQLPVPQSAQRVPDVGNGHKSAQIDHAAAPVAVVGLGYVGLPTSLALLAAGNEVIGIDLSENRLEAIRRQEVDLLPADHQRLAAYVDDPRFTITSDHAAIARARTVVICVPTPIDRHLVPDLDALSAACASVVEHAVPGQLLILTSTTYVGATRDLLAQPLTERGFQVGSDVFVAFSPERIDPGRAEHPHNRTTRVVGGMGELSTSLAAAVLHRTAPAVHVLPSTEEAEMTKLWENTFRAVNLALANEFAEDCRALGLQPQPIIEAAATKPYGFVAHYPGPGVGGHCIPCDPHYLLWQLRALRVTSPLVETAMSAIAARPRQVVRRVHDVLADRGTSTAGARILIVGVTYKSGVADLRESPALEILAELADEGAKVHFTDPLITTLKLGPDLFAGVTEPEAEQWDLVVVHTVQPGTELEWLADQPAVLDATYSLGPLKAKAVL; from the coding sequence ATGCCTCAACTTCCTGTCCCGCAGAGCGCCCAGCGGGTCCCTGATGTCGGCAACGGCCACAAGTCCGCACAGATCGACCACGCCGCGGCACCCGTCGCTGTCGTCGGCCTCGGGTACGTCGGCCTGCCCACCAGCCTGGCCCTGCTCGCAGCAGGCAACGAGGTCATCGGCATCGACCTCAGCGAGAACCGGCTGGAGGCCATCCGCCGCCAAGAGGTGGATCTGCTGCCCGCCGACCACCAGCGCCTCGCCGCGTACGTGGACGACCCGCGGTTCACCATCACGTCGGACCACGCCGCGATCGCCCGGGCCCGTACCGTCGTGATCTGCGTGCCCACCCCGATCGACCGCCACCTCGTACCCGACCTTGACGCACTCTCCGCGGCCTGCGCCTCGGTGGTCGAGCACGCCGTGCCCGGTCAGCTGCTGATCCTCACCTCCACCACCTACGTGGGCGCCACCCGGGATCTGCTGGCGCAGCCGCTGACCGAGCGAGGGTTCCAGGTCGGCAGCGACGTGTTCGTGGCGTTCTCGCCCGAGCGCATCGACCCAGGCCGTGCCGAACACCCGCACAACCGCACCACCCGCGTGGTCGGCGGCATGGGCGAGCTGAGCACCAGCCTGGCCGCGGCCGTGCTGCACCGGACCGCCCCCGCCGTGCACGTGCTCCCCTCGACCGAGGAAGCCGAGATGACCAAGCTGTGGGAGAACACGTTCCGGGCCGTCAACCTCGCACTGGCCAACGAGTTCGCCGAGGACTGCCGGGCTCTCGGCCTGCAGCCACAGCCGATCATCGAGGCGGCGGCGACCAAGCCCTACGGCTTCGTGGCGCACTACCCCGGGCCGGGCGTGGGCGGCCACTGCATCCCCTGCGATCCGCACTACCTGCTCTGGCAGTTGCGGGCGCTGCGCGTCACCTCCCCGCTCGTCGAAACAGCCATGTCCGCGATCGCGGCCCGGCCGCGACAGGTGGTGCGGCGCGTGCACGACGTCCTCGCCGATCGGGGCACCAGCACCGCGGGCGCCCGGATCCTGATCGTGGGCGTCACCTACAAGTCGGGCGTCGCGGACCTGCGCGAGTCGCCTGCCCTGGAGATCCTGGCGGAGCTGGCCGACGAAGGCGCCAAGGTGCACTTCACGGATCCGCTGATCACCACGCTCAAGCTCGGCCCCGACCTCTTCGCCGGTGTCACCGAGCCGGAGGCGGAGCAGTGGGACCTGGTCGTGGTGCACACCGTGCAGCCCGGCACCGAACTGGAATGGCTCGCCGATCAGCCGGCCGTGCTGGACGCCACCTACAGTCTCGGACCGCTCAAGGCCAAGGCGGTCCTGTGA
- a CDS encoding TetR/AcrR family transcriptional regulator C-terminal domain-containing protein, protein MTHGTDARGGRRVGDRGRYGRLSRERVLTAGLDVVDREGLSALSMRRLGAELEVEAMALYRYAAGKEALLDGLVEALYLELEENLASSEPAPGEGVGEPVPWRDELHRIAQESRRVSLAHPHVAPLLATRMLAVPLARRPMAVLRFHERLLALFDRAGMDERTAALVLHAVTAWLLGYFLVELRAMVDNPEEPEPAFRLGLHLMPAQELPRLRAIAPGLAERGGPEPLAAGLNALLDRFIVGT, encoded by the coding sequence ATGACCCATGGGACAGACGCCCGCGGTGGACGGCGCGTCGGCGACCGGGGACGCTACGGGCGGCTGAGCCGCGAGCGGGTGCTGACGGCCGGTCTCGATGTGGTGGACCGTGAAGGACTGTCCGCGCTGAGCATGCGCAGGCTCGGCGCGGAGCTGGAGGTGGAGGCCATGGCCCTCTACCGTTACGCGGCGGGCAAGGAGGCACTGCTGGACGGCCTGGTCGAGGCTCTGTACCTCGAACTCGAGGAGAATCTGGCATCCTCCGAGCCGGCACCGGGTGAAGGAGTCGGCGAGCCCGTTCCATGGCGCGACGAGCTGCACCGCATCGCCCAGGAGAGCCGCCGCGTCTCCCTGGCACACCCCCATGTCGCGCCGCTGCTCGCCACCCGCATGCTGGCTGTGCCCCTGGCCCGGCGCCCGATGGCGGTGCTGCGGTTCCACGAGCGCCTCCTGGCCCTCTTCGACCGGGCCGGCATGGACGAACGCACCGCCGCGCTGGTCCTGCATGCGGTCACCGCCTGGCTCCTCGGCTATTTCCTGGTCGAGCTGCGGGCCATGGTGGACAACCCCGAGGAGCCTGAGCCCGCGTTCCGGCTCGGCCTGCATCTCATGCCCGCGCAGGAACTCCCGCGGCTGCGGGCCATCGCGCCCGGTCTCGCCGAGCGCGGAGGGCCCGAGCCACTGGCCGCAGGCCTGAACGCCCTGCTCGACCGGTTCATCGTCGGCACGTGA
- a CDS encoding glycosyltransferase yields MDPDTRFDARRVLTLICLLPLLVLLARGAPALLQDPLLLSYGFMVLLGTIIMFYLAYTRYDDPSERPLRKRPKDLDSFPALPTTPKVSFLLAVKDEVECIEDCVRSMATSDYPNLEVVVVDDLSEDGTQDVLRRLETELDIRVICLDKNLGKKGALVRACEEADGDIIAMTDSDCFLAPDALTRCVRALVTHRELGAVSGHARALNADFSFWTKAQDVWFEGQFRVVKATEATFGTVTCVSGPLAVFRRDAIFNYLPAWANDHFMGAPFRFSTDRQLTGYVLGQVWRGQSLKAQYADSPFVTERDYPERRWRVGYVYSAKVWTNAPPRFRPLMKQQIRWKKSFIRNLCFTGTFMWRMGPGPATLYYGHVLWVTAAPLMAFRHMIWAPMHGAALLTVLYLCGIIFKGCAYGIAFLIDNPGDSRWIYRPAMGLLSTLLLAWMLPYSFATIRRGVWSRSAT; encoded by the coding sequence ATGGACCCGGACACCCGCTTCGACGCACGGCGCGTACTGACCCTGATCTGTCTGCTGCCGCTGCTGGTGCTCCTGGCCCGCGGGGCGCCGGCGCTGCTGCAGGACCCCCTGTTGCTGAGCTACGGCTTCATGGTCCTGCTCGGCACGATCATCATGTTCTACCTCGCCTACACCCGCTACGACGACCCGTCCGAACGCCCCCTGCGGAAACGGCCGAAGGATCTCGACAGCTTTCCCGCGCTGCCCACGACGCCGAAGGTGAGCTTCCTGCTCGCGGTCAAGGACGAGGTGGAGTGCATCGAGGACTGCGTGCGTTCCATGGCCACGAGCGACTACCCGAACCTCGAGGTCGTCGTGGTCGACGACCTGTCCGAGGACGGCACCCAGGACGTGCTGCGCCGGCTGGAGACGGAGCTCGACATCAGGGTCATCTGCCTGGACAAGAACCTCGGCAAGAAGGGCGCCCTGGTCCGCGCCTGCGAGGAGGCCGACGGCGACATCATCGCCATGACCGACTCCGACTGCTTCCTCGCCCCGGACGCACTCACCCGCTGCGTACGCGCGCTCGTCACGCACCGCGAACTGGGCGCGGTGAGCGGCCACGCCCGTGCGCTCAACGCGGACTTCAGCTTCTGGACGAAGGCCCAGGACGTCTGGTTCGAGGGCCAGTTCCGGGTGGTGAAGGCGACGGAGGCCACCTTCGGCACCGTCACCTGCGTCTCCGGCCCGTTGGCGGTGTTCCGGCGCGACGCCATCTTCAACTACCTGCCCGCCTGGGCCAACGACCATTTCATGGGCGCCCCCTTCCGCTTCTCCACCGACCGCCAGCTCACCGGGTACGTCCTCGGGCAGGTGTGGAGGGGCCAGTCGCTCAAGGCCCAGTACGCGGATTCGCCGTTCGTCACGGAGCGGGACTACCCGGAGCGCAGATGGCGGGTCGGCTACGTCTATTCGGCCAAGGTGTGGACCAATGCACCGCCCCGCTTCCGGCCCCTGATGAAGCAGCAGATCCGCTGGAAGAAGAGCTTCATCCGCAACCTGTGCTTCACCGGCACCTTCATGTGGCGCATGGGCCCTGGGCCGGCGACCCTCTACTACGGCCACGTCCTGTGGGTGACCGCCGCACCGCTGATGGCCTTCCGGCACATGATCTGGGCGCCGATGCACGGGGCGGCCCTCCTCACCGTGCTCTATCTGTGCGGAATCATCTTCAAGGGCTGCGCCTACGGCATCGCCTTCCTGATCGACAACCCCGGCGACAGCCGCTGGATCTACCGGCCGGCGATGGGCCTGCTCTCCACGTTGCTCCTGGCCTGGATGCTGCCGTACTCCTTCGCCACCATCCGGCGAGGGGTCTGGTCGAGGAGTGCTACGTGA
- a CDS encoding FAD-dependent oxidoreductase — translation MKPSGHTEVAVVGAGPYGLSIAAHLRGRRVPYRIFGEPMQGWRSHMPREMHLKSSPFSSSISAPAPGYGLGDFRVQEGRHPGREREPVPLSEFVRYGIWFQQNCVPELERTAVCCLDRSHDGRFRVTLDSGEEFAARTVVVATGVHPFAYVPRELTGLRDDGLVSHTADHTDLAVFEGRRVVVVGSGQSALETSALLNEAGARPTVVARSRPSFGPPPEADWAQDRPLHARLMWPEAAMGTGWPLVVCSRGPAAIRHMPAHIRAHLLRTVLGPSGAWWLRERVQGRVPVLPGRSLRSAARENGGVRLQVSDAGGDVETLYADHVIAGTGYLVDIDRVALLSPELRRAVRKNAVGPPQLAGAPRLSADFQASVPGLYFAGLAAAPTFGPLLRFVCGTGFTARRISDSLAAGNAARNK, via the coding sequence ATGAAGCCTTCAGGACACACCGAAGTCGCCGTGGTCGGAGCAGGCCCCTACGGACTCTCGATCGCCGCCCACCTCCGGGGCCGCCGCGTGCCGTACCGGATCTTCGGGGAGCCGATGCAGGGCTGGCGCTCGCACATGCCGCGCGAGATGCACCTCAAGTCGTCCCCGTTCTCCTCGTCGATCTCCGCCCCCGCACCGGGGTACGGGCTCGGAGATTTCCGGGTCCAGGAGGGACGCCACCCGGGCCGCGAGCGGGAGCCGGTGCCGCTGTCCGAGTTCGTGCGCTACGGGATCTGGTTCCAGCAGAACTGCGTCCCCGAGCTGGAGCGGACCGCGGTGTGCTGCCTCGACCGCTCCCACGACGGCCGGTTCCGGGTCACGCTGGACTCCGGGGAGGAGTTCGCCGCGCGCACCGTCGTGGTCGCCACGGGCGTCCATCCCTTCGCGTACGTACCACGGGAGTTGACCGGGCTGAGGGACGACGGCCTCGTCTCGCACACGGCGGATCACACCGACCTGGCGGTGTTCGAGGGACGACGCGTCGTCGTGGTGGGCAGCGGCCAGTCCGCCCTGGAGACCTCGGCCCTGCTGAACGAGGCCGGAGCACGGCCCACGGTGGTCGCCCGCAGCCGCCCGTCCTTCGGCCCTCCTCCCGAGGCCGACTGGGCGCAGGACCGTCCGCTCCACGCTCGACTGATGTGGCCGGAGGCCGCGATGGGCACGGGATGGCCGCTGGTGGTCTGCAGCCGCGGACCCGCGGCCATCCGTCACATGCCGGCCCACATCCGTGCCCACCTTCTGCGCACGGTCCTGGGGCCGTCCGGCGCATGGTGGCTCCGAGAACGCGTGCAGGGCCGTGTTCCGGTGCTGCCCGGCCGTAGTCTCCGCTCGGCGGCGCGCGAGAACGGCGGTGTGCGGCTACAGGTGTCGGATGCTGGCGGAGACGTGGAGACCCTGTACGCCGACCACGTCATCGCGGGGACCGGATACCTGGTGGACATCGACAGGGTGGCCCTGCTGAGCCCGGAACTGCGCCGGGCGGTGCGCAAGAACGCGGTCGGTCCGCCCCAGTTGGCCGGTGCGCCGCGACTGTCCGCCGACTTCCAGGCCTCGGTGCCCGGCCTGTACTTCGCGGGGCTGGCCGCAGCTCCCACCTTCGGGCCGCTCCTGCGATTCGTGTGCGGCACGGGCTTCACCGCCCGCCGGATCAGTGACTCACTGGCAGCGGGCAACGCGGCACGGAACAAGTGA
- a CDS encoding exopolysaccharide biosynthesis polyprenyl glycosylphosphotransferase — translation MDETTGTGPAKTAGSSRMRRRRRSSVPLLVAVDATAAAIAACGVQLLFHRWFVPALLVPLWLLSLASQRAYGPAADTGCSRRVMGAACLAAAAAGTAWWFAPRDDLLHDALVALPLAAALTVGLRRYRPARLRSGPGRSAGRVLVLGPAESASELIAALRRGHGPRPQVVAVHRAGPTAADGRAGAEAGMSGDAMDLLRVVRRTGCDAVIALPGPELGADRLRRLSWDLRAEGVDLMLAPVLADVAARRLAVRPVAGVPLLQLRAPALSGLPRLPKELTDRLLALLGILLLTPLMVVIGAWVRLDSPGPAFFRERRIGRDSHEFTLLKFRTMHRGADRRKGELAHLNHYGSDRFFKIADDPRVTGAGSFLRSSSLDELPQLFNVLAGQMSLVGPRPLVKDEVAALSEDGSHRLLVKPGMTGLWQVSGRSRLPTEERIRLDVSYVENWSAALDLSILLRTPSAVVRRTGAS, via the coding sequence GTGGACGAAACGACCGGCACCGGGCCGGCGAAGACCGCGGGAAGCTCACGCATGCGCCGTCGCCGCAGATCTTCCGTCCCGCTCCTGGTCGCGGTCGACGCGACCGCCGCGGCCATCGCCGCGTGCGGGGTGCAGCTGCTCTTCCATCGCTGGTTCGTCCCGGCCCTGCTCGTTCCGCTGTGGCTCCTCTCGCTGGCGTCACAGCGGGCATACGGGCCCGCCGCCGACACGGGGTGTTCCCGCCGGGTTATGGGGGCGGCCTGCCTGGCCGCCGCAGCGGCCGGTACCGCATGGTGGTTCGCGCCGCGCGACGACCTGCTGCACGACGCGCTGGTCGCGCTGCCGCTCGCCGCCGCACTGACGGTCGGCCTGCGCCGGTACCGACCGGCTCGCCTGCGCTCGGGTCCAGGCCGGAGCGCCGGCCGGGTGCTCGTACTCGGCCCGGCCGAGTCCGCCTCCGAGTTGATTGCGGCACTGCGCCGGGGGCACGGCCCGCGGCCGCAGGTCGTCGCAGTCCACCGCGCCGGCCCGACGGCCGCCGACGGCCGGGCCGGCGCGGAGGCCGGGATGTCCGGCGACGCCATGGACCTGCTCAGGGTGGTACGGCGGACCGGCTGCGACGCGGTCATCGCGTTGCCGGGCCCCGAGTTGGGTGCCGATAGACTGCGGCGGCTGTCCTGGGACTTGCGGGCGGAGGGCGTCGACCTGATGCTCGCGCCGGTCCTCGCCGACGTCGCGGCCCGGAGACTGGCCGTGCGTCCGGTCGCCGGGGTGCCCCTTCTGCAGCTGCGCGCGCCCGCGCTTTCCGGGCTGCCCCGCCTCCCCAAGGAGCTGACCGATCGTCTGCTGGCCCTGCTGGGCATCCTGCTGCTGACTCCACTGATGGTGGTCATCGGTGCCTGGGTACGGCTCGACAGCCCAGGTCCCGCGTTCTTCCGGGAACGCAGAATCGGGCGCGACAGTCATGAATTCACTCTTCTGAAGTTCCGGACCATGCACCGTGGCGCGGATCGGCGCAAGGGCGAGCTCGCCCACCTCAACCATTACGGCAGCGACCGGTTCTTCAAGATCGCGGACGACCCTCGGGTCACCGGCGCGGGGTCCTTCCTGCGCTCGTCCTCCCTGGACGAGCTGCCGCAGCTGTTCAACGTGCTGGCGGGCCAGATGTCCCTGGTCGGTCCGAGACCACTGGTGAAGGACGAGGTCGCCGCCCTGAGCGAAGACGGGAGTCACCGGCTTCTGGTGAAGCCGGGCATGACCGGTTTGTGGCAGGTCAGCGGCCGCTCTCGCCTGCCGACCGAAGAGCGGATCCGACTCGACGTGAGTTACGTCGAGAACTGGTCGGCCGCCCTGGACCTGTCCATCCTGCTGCGGACGCCGTCCGCGGTCGTGCGCCGGACCGGCGCCAGCTGA
- a CDS encoding polysaccharide deacetylase family protein, with the protein MTATGPTPEPNPLLDALRGRAGRSVRLLGHWLVRAGLILLALSVLMLPFYVASQYYLEQKYVSKQASPPVTHIDATAAATASRLSLELPAATAPVVLTYHDVNSGNPSKYVVTPAAFDAQMAALKKAGYRSLTSQEFVNYLKGGPAPPRSVFITFDDGPRGLWSNADRILARHHLHGSVFLITSRVDDRPYYLSWREIGRMAGSGRWDFQAHTHNLHHRAPTDAAGHRGSALSNRLWLNDRHRLETRSEYQARVSADIRTNIDKFRSHGLPTPQLFAYPFSEASERGNLPTGSTLRSLLSKHYAATLSNKSPDPLGPPVAASRRAAADRTVQRLEVTDSTTPDELLSDVAEWTQRPPVASSPLTEPALWTRDDGTGGRGIDVFTGRRPFAGTDHYAAAAYRPLGSVDWTDYRVDATITGLANGTNQAAVSVRNRTRNLVVISVSQDTATLEHGGRKVVVRKLAQKSSHTLSVSVRGATTTARVDGTTELSWVAENVPATELTGGFGIRVGSNRTGAAPPAFSELRLSPLPQKTPTAAVTRQTVTESAPLAPNAYWQSAPGVRAPFQIKDGAITPLGRVALSSLGAYEPARTQEWTDYTTSGTISKLYDSGVKGAIQVRVGSPQVISVQVSHSRLEVLSGNADSQSLVGARDLKAADSHQVSVTVTGRSTVIRVDGTVRMTLPAEGEAGGVAYAAYRDATRLSWPPLAGLKVVPVAGG; encoded by the coding sequence GTGACCGCGACCGGGCCCACGCCGGAGCCGAACCCCCTGCTCGATGCCCTCCGCGGTCGGGCAGGGCGAAGCGTCCGCCTTCTCGGCCACTGGTTGGTTCGCGCCGGGCTGATCCTGCTCGCCCTGTCCGTCCTCATGCTGCCGTTCTACGTGGCCTCGCAGTACTACCTGGAGCAGAAGTACGTGAGCAAGCAGGCCAGCCCGCCGGTCACCCACATCGACGCCACCGCGGCCGCGACGGCGTCACGGCTGTCCCTGGAGCTGCCGGCGGCCACGGCACCGGTCGTGCTGACCTACCACGACGTCAACAGCGGCAACCCCAGCAAGTACGTGGTCACGCCCGCCGCGTTCGACGCCCAGATGGCCGCGCTGAAGAAGGCGGGGTACCGCAGCCTGACCAGCCAGGAGTTCGTCAACTACCTCAAGGGCGGCCCCGCTCCGCCCAGGTCGGTCTTCATCACCTTCGACGACGGCCCACGGGGGCTGTGGAGCAATGCGGACCGCATCCTGGCCCGGCATCACCTGCACGGCTCCGTCTTCCTGATCACTTCCCGGGTGGACGACCGCCCCTATTACCTCTCCTGGCGGGAGATCGGGCGGATGGCAGGCTCCGGCCGGTGGGACTTCCAGGCGCACACCCACAACCTGCACCACCGCGCCCCCACGGACGCCGCAGGCCACCGCGGCTCCGCCCTCTCCAACCGGCTGTGGCTGAACGACCGGCACCGGCTGGAGACCCGGTCGGAGTACCAGGCACGGGTGTCCGCGGACATCAGGACGAACATCGACAAGTTCAGGAGCCACGGCCTGCCGACGCCCCAGCTCTTCGCCTACCCCTTCAGCGAGGCCTCCGAGCGCGGAAACCTGCCTACCGGGTCCACTCTGCGGAGCCTGCTGTCCAAGCACTACGCGGCCACGCTGTCCAACAAGTCGCCCGATCCGCTGGGGCCGCCGGTCGCCGCAAGCCGCCGTGCCGCGGCGGACCGGACGGTCCAGCGGCTCGAGGTGACCGACTCGACCACCCCCGACGAGCTGCTCTCCGACGTCGCCGAGTGGACCCAGAGGCCGCCCGTCGCCTCCTCCCCGCTGACCGAACCCGCGCTGTGGACGCGCGACGACGGCACCGGTGGGCGCGGCATCGACGTCTTCACCGGGCGCAGGCCCTTCGCGGGCACGGACCACTACGCCGCCGCCGCCTATCGCCCTCTCGGGAGCGTGGACTGGACCGACTACCGGGTGGACGCCACCATCACCGGGCTCGCGAACGGGACCAACCAGGCCGCCGTCTCGGTACGCAACCGCACCAGGAACCTGGTGGTGATCAGCGTCAGCCAAGACACGGCCACACTCGAACACGGCGGACGGAAGGTGGTCGTCCGCAAGCTGGCGCAGAAGAGTTCGCACACCCTGAGCGTCAGTGTGCGCGGCGCCACCACCACGGCCCGGGTGGACGGCACCACCGAGCTCAGCTGGGTCGCCGAGAACGTCCCCGCCACCGAACTCACCGGGGGCTTCGGCATCCGGGTCGGCAGCAACCGTACGGGCGCCGCACCCCCGGCCTTCAGCGAGCTGCGTCTTTCCCCCCTGCCGCAGAAGACCCCCACGGCCGCCGTCACCCGGCAGACCGTGACCGAATCGGCGCCGCTCGCCCCCAACGCCTACTGGCAGAGCGCCCCCGGGGTGCGTGCGCCGTTCCAGATCAAGGACGGTGCGATCACGCCCCTGGGCCGTGTCGCCCTGTCGTCCCTGGGGGCGTACGAGCCCGCCCGTACGCAGGAATGGACCGACTACACGACGAGCGGCACCATCTCCAAGCTGTACGATTCTGGGGTGAAAGGTGCAATTCAGGTCAGGGTGGGCAGTCCGCAGGTGATCAGCGTGCAGGTCTCCCACAGCCGCCTGGAGGTGCTCTCCGGGAACGCCGACAGTCAGAGCCTGGTCGGAGCACGCGACCTGAAGGCGGCCGACTCCCACCAGGTGTCGGTCACGGTGACCGGCCGGTCCACGGTGATCAGGGTGGACGGCACGGTTCGGATGACGCTGCCCGCCGAGGGAGAGGCCGGAGGCGTGGCCTACGCCGCATACCGGGACGCCACCCGGCTCTCCTGGCCGCCCCTCGCCGGCCTCAAGGTCGTACCCGTGGCGGGCGGATGA
- a CDS encoding ATP-grasp domain-containing protein, giving the protein MSDRAPALLVKVGRFPQLHGGLGVVRTLGRMGVPTYAMVEDRFTPVALSRHLAGRFVRPTTGGEDASELVSALLRIGREIGRPTVAVAEGDEAAVLLAENADRLAERFVLPPVPPGLPRRLASKEGLHGICQEYGVPTPRTRSPVDRAELVAVGRDWGFPVVLKDREPFTKLNDPAVGHTTVVRDEAELLARCGRAGSPSVVVQEYIPLERAEEWFTHLYVDAGGIPRLVFTGRKLRSWPPGTGLTTRARARANTVLATLAAELCRALGYRGIADLDWRFDRRDGLYKLVDFNPRFGQQFRLFSTAGGMDVVRAMYLDLTDRHVPDGTQIDDRGFIVGNLDAVSATVTAWRERRLPTALPRRDLERAWLSGDDPLPAVAESVRFSATVARRLTKPVRTLRRPDKGAPDGHPHGHEPPDRTVRAPADPLLSRKGAAP; this is encoded by the coding sequence ATGAGCGACCGAGCACCGGCGCTGCTCGTCAAGGTGGGCCGGTTTCCGCAGCTGCACGGCGGCCTCGGGGTGGTGCGCACACTGGGGCGTATGGGCGTGCCGACGTACGCCATGGTCGAGGACCGCTTCACCCCGGTCGCCCTCTCACGACATCTCGCCGGCCGCTTCGTCCGACCGACGACCGGAGGGGAGGACGCTTCGGAGCTGGTCTCGGCCCTCCTGCGGATCGGCCGGGAGATCGGGCGCCCCACCGTCGCTGTGGCGGAGGGCGACGAGGCCGCCGTCCTGCTGGCGGAGAACGCCGACCGTCTGGCCGAACGGTTCGTGCTTCCCCCTGTGCCGCCCGGGCTGCCCCGCAGACTGGCCAGCAAGGAGGGGCTGCACGGAATCTGCCAGGAGTACGGCGTGCCCACTCCCCGGACCCGATCGCCGGTCGACCGCGCCGAGTTGGTCGCGGTGGGCCGTGACTGGGGCTTTCCCGTGGTCCTGAAGGACAGGGAGCCGTTCACCAAGCTCAACGACCCAGCCGTCGGGCACACCACAGTGGTCCGCGACGAGGCCGAGCTGCTCGCCCGGTGCGGGAGGGCCGGTTCTCCCTCCGTCGTCGTGCAGGAGTACATCCCTCTGGAACGTGCCGAGGAGTGGTTCACCCACCTCTACGTGGACGCGGGAGGCATACCCCGGCTCGTCTTCACCGGGCGCAAGCTCCGCTCCTGGCCGCCCGGGACAGGCCTCACCACCCGGGCGCGGGCCCGGGCCAACACCGTCCTGGCCACCCTGGCAGCAGAGCTGTGCCGAGCCCTCGGCTACCGCGGGATCGCGGACCTCGACTGGCGCTTCGACCGGCGCGACGGCCTGTACAAGCTGGTGGACTTCAACCCTCGGTTCGGACAGCAGTTCCGCCTCTTCAGCACCGCGGGAGGAATGGACGTGGTCCGGGCGATGTACCTCGACCTGACAGATCGGCACGTCCCGGACGGCACACAGATCGACGACCGGGGCTTCATCGTGGGCAATCTGGACGCGGTATCGGCGACGGTGACCGCCTGGCGCGAACGCCGGCTCCCGACAGCGCTGCCGCGGCGCGACCTCGAACGGGCCTGGCTGAGCGGGGACGATCCGCTGCCCGCGGTCGCCGAGTCGGTGCGCTTCAGCGCCACCGTGGCCCGGCGGCTCACGAAACCGGTGCGCACCCTGCGCCGGCCGGACAAGGGTGCCCCGGACGGGCACCCGCACGGGCATGAGCCGCCGGACCGGACCGTCCGTGCTCCGGCAGATCCGCTCCTGTCACGGAAGGGTGCGGCGCCGTGA